Genomic DNA from Cheilinus undulatus linkage group 10, ASM1832078v1, whole genome shotgun sequence:
ttgaCCTTTCTACTGAGCTGTCGGTGAgtttatttaaagtgaaatgacacattcaggagcagtggtggacttattttacatcactgtagctcAACAGAGACGTGGATTAACCAAAGTTTTTGGGATgcgacaataaagcatgtgaaaaatcagtgcactaattgtggatcacagttaatcgcaattaatcttgacagtccTAATTTTTTGTGCAACCTAAAGTCCAAACTcctacattttttcattatattaGCTTGAGTAGTTTAAAAAATTGTGTATCTCATTGCAGCAGTGGTGGCGGGTCCTGAGGCTACActgattgagaaccactgatttaacaCTTTCCTGTGCTAAACAACTCCTTTGGATATTTTAAACACAGTTGCAGAGCGCTCAAGCTTAATCAAACCACCTCCCTCTGTAATTCATCATCCTTTAGCAAACATTAAGCCTGGAAATCAGGAGAAGAGATGTGATTGGAGAGAGGGACGTTGATGCAAGACTCAGTATTCTGGTGAGGACTCTAACTGTAGAGCAGAGGGGGCAAAGGGGTCATGAGGTGTGTGCGTCtgtgttttaataaatgtgtgtgttttagtgtgcatctttgtgtgtgtgtgtgtgtgacggCAGCATCACCAGTCCTCCAGGGCTCAGCAGGCTAATTAATAATGAATCCCAGAGAGTCTGTGTTTGAAATGCAGATGTGCAACTGCCGGCTCCGCCTGCTCCTTCAGAGGGacctgtctgtgtgagtgtgcatgtaTGAAGAAGCCACAGGGGAAAGTAGGCCGCTTGGTTATATAGCTGCAGCAGAGAACGTGCTCATATTCTGCATGAAAATCAATCCTGGGTTGTTTGTGAGAGGCTTCATTTTGATAGGAAATAGACAGAGGTTTTCACAACAGGTCTGtcctccccgctctcttcctcACTGCTGAGGCCTCAACCCCGAGCTCTTCTCTGCTCTCAGCgcagaagaagagaagaagaaggaggatgtgggagaggagctggagaggGCCTGAAGAGCATACATTACATTTCTATAGACTCttctctgcagctctctgttTCTGGGAGTGTTGGAGCAGTTTGAAGTTTAACAGATGGTAATGTTATGTAGATTTTTTGCAAACCTTGGTTCCCTCGCTGACCCAGGGACAATACAGGAGCCTCTTCTGCAAACAACACCTgtaacagagagggagagagagggaggcggAATGAATCGAATAATCTCTCTGACAAACACACCTTTGTTtgagaaaaaagcagaaaggaCAAACAGTTTCATTTTTGCACAGGTGTTTCAAATTCTCTcagataataaaaaataaatttgcctTGTTTGTTCTCAGAGACATTTCCAGGAACTGGGAGCCTCTCTGACCTCAGGCCTGCGCGTTGTTTTGACTGAATCTGTTTTCTAATTAACTCCACACaccaaaaaatcattttacGCTGCGTTTTGCTTCAGAGTTGGAATACTAATATGAAGACCTATAAGACATTTAATTGAAGCTCCACGTTGCACTTGCTGTCTTTCAGTCGTTCCAGGAAATTAAATGACGTGAATTTTGAAGGAActtggaaattcaaaacaactttatctgattaaaaaaaaggcatccAGGGGGTTTAAAACGCGCCTTTACTGTCAGGATGCTGTTATGAAGGTcagtaaaacagaaacacagctcAGCTCAGTCGAGTTTCCAGAAATCATATTCTCTGTGACTCTGAATGCTTCTTgctgtaaacaaaaatatggTGAATAATAAGATTTTGTGCAAATGATTTGCCCTTTTGGAGAGCGTATGCGCTTCTCGATCCAgcccttcaaagtaaaagctttaATTTCAATCAAGATCAGGTGATTTTTGAACATCCTACaaataatttggaaaaaataaaaccactcTGTGATAGTCTGGATCCGAGTAAGCTTCTACAATCTTTTATCTTATATTAGTTTCTTTTCCACCGCGGGGAAAACGCGTGCGTAAAATCCGTAATTAAAAATAAGATTGCGCATCTTTGTAAAGTGGAATCATATCAAAACAAGCTCAAAAATCTCCTCCATGTCTTCTGGATTAATTGCATAATTTGAATGTTGTGATTTAATAACCTTAATGTCTGaatccagctgtttttcatgccTTAAATTCGTGGAAACCTAACACCAAATGCGCGCTCCAAATAGAGGAAACACCTGGACAGGACACTAAAACCATTCTGATACTTTTCTCCATgtgtgaaagttttttttttcttttaagatcaCAGGAATTTAGTGTAAAGGTGTTGATAGATTTAAACTTTCACATGGAAGCAGACGCACACCCTGCGCAGTGCGCGCAGGAGTATCGCGCTGCAGACCAAACAAACGCACAGGGCCTCATGCATTATGAATGTACATTTACACTTGTGTGTTCTCatgggatgatttttttttttaagcctccTTTATTGCTGTGTCTACTGTATTTCCTCCTCCTGCCGGACTCACACATGCAGGCAGAGGTGAGTGACAGATGGACGTGTAGGACAGGCTGCGCTCTCCCATCAGAAAAGGCTCAAACACacggtttttttttgttttaagtcgTGGCTGAAAACAAACTGGTTGTCAGCGACAAGATGGGAGATTAGTTTCGGGTTTGTGTTTTTGAAGGGCCGTGCTGTTTAAACACGGTGTCACTGTCCTTTATTAGAGACGTCACGGGTTAATGGGAATATCGATTGGACTGTCTGGGAGCCTGTGAAGTGACTGAAAAAACAACCGCGCTCACACTCAGATGTGGTACCAAAGATCTGGATCAAAACAAGGATTTAAAGAACAAATCAAACCAAAGATGCAGAAACAATTAAACATCAACATGAGGCTGCTTATTAGAATTAAAGCGACTTCTTTCTGATCCACTTCAAACCTGGCCCACTGAAAAAATAAGACGCAGTTGTAAATTCTCTAACTTGGGGCCATATCTTAGAGGCAGGAGCAGAGATTTAGGCTTCATGGGGAAAGTTTTCAAAGGTCATGACACCATGTGACAGGTCCCGCCCTGAGGCCCACGGCTGTCTCTGCAGCAGACTAAAGCTGATTTATCTAAAGGCTGCAGCGTGGCGCATTAAactggagaggagagaaaaatcaTTCCACATCCCATCATTGTGCGCACACGCAGCCTGCTTTCAGAAACATCGCtgacattttaatattaaaacaggcacaaaaatgtGAGGGAAGGGCACTATAACCACACTTATTTTGGGGGAATAAAAATAGGTTATGTAAGGTCTATTCAAAGTGGCCAACTCTGAGAGAGACGCACCAAACGTCtaaattaaaataacacttCATGTGTGCTGTTAATTTGAAATACTGCGCAAATTTGCGCATCTCTTATCTGGGTAGCCACATAAAAAGAGCGCAAATATTCCTGCTTAAAGTGGATGGAAATCAATCTGGATAATCATTTTAGTGCCATTTTACGCATTAAGTTGTGCGCAAAAGCAAAAGCCTATTCTTCCCtgaatctgggtttatttaatgTCTGGTGAAGTTCACCTACTGAAGGTTTACACTGAACAAATCAGTGTATTTACCCCTCTGCCTGCAGCAAATAATCTGAGTCAGAAGATAATCACCGATAGATTTACTCAAAGCCGACAAATAAACAGCAACAAGGAGCTAAACAAGCACGACAAACAGCCGTAAAGTGTCATTTTATAAAGGCGAAATTACAGAAATTATGCGTCATTAGTTTGTGTTATTTCGCAGGCACAGAGAGCCTGCAGTGCTGCCTGGTGTAAGTGTAGCAGGGCTGGCTCGGGTTATCTGTGAATGGGCTCTTTATTGGAGGCGCGGAGCGGGGATTTGCCTTTTATTCGCCTCGCTATGGAAACGCGCTCGACGgcagaaaaatgttgatgtGAATAAAAGGAATCAGCACAAGGAGCGTTTCTAGAGAAGCATCTGTTACACTTAGAAACTTAGACTATCGAGAGCAATACAACCCCCTCTCCAACTCCTTATCCTGTGCGCTTTGTGCGCCCGAAACGAACACAATTTTTGTAACGgtgtaaaaaatatatcatgTTTGCTTTGAGCGTGGAATCGCTTGAGTCGATTGAGAACCAAGATGCTGATCAGATTTGGTCAGAATTATCAGGATATTTGCTGTAAAATAAGAATGCATCCTCAAATCTTCGCTTTTGCGCGTCAGTCATGATGACAGAGATTGTTTTTGAAATACCAGAGCTccaattgtgattttttttttatttttttgcaaacaatTCTGCACAATGTCACATCACAACGACTCAATCTAAAGAGAACAAACTAGGCCACTAGAACAGCCCTGCCATTCACATCAAATATTTAGACACTTTCACGAAAAATTCAAAAAGGAAACATAAAGAATTTACGCGCAACGCCACACTGGAATTAGAACACATCAACAAATATATAACCACGTCTGAATGACTCCCCATCATCCTCGAGGCCTGCATGCAACACGAAGCTACAAACTGGTCTGTCATCACTCTCCCCTCCACACCGAGGCCCCGTCCAGCCTCCAGCCTCCAGCGGCTCTGTCCACACATCCACCCCGCGGTCACCTCACCTGCTccggcctcctcctcctctcttgtcCCCTACTCCACCAGCAGCTCCTCGGCTCACTGCTCTTTAATGACTTTCTGGTGGCTGCAGCCTTCTTTTATTTCTCctaaatgtatgaaaatgtatgcaaatttAAATCAAGCTTAACCTGAGAGCTAGAGCAATATATTTAATGGAATTTCGAACCAATAAGGAGACTGGGACGCAGTCTTCTAATGGCAAATATAATTACGCAGCTAAGTTAGCTCTCAGATATGCAGATAGATCTTTTTCATGTCTGAGAGGAGCTGATGAGATTCTTAAAGACTGCAAGCATGAGTGTGTGGCGCGCGAGGACACATTTACTTCTTAGAAAACGTAAAATGAGAAGTTATAATTTGCGAACATGTCCAAGGAGCACGTGGGAGGAAAGAGTGTGAGAGGAGctgtcagattttttaaatttttaataacGTATgcaaaactgatttaaaagacTTAATTTCAATTAGAGGCCAATGACAGGCGTTATTGTGTCGCTCCAAAAATGGTTATTGCTTTGAATGCTCTGTGCGTAAAAGCGCGTGTGCAGAAGACAAAATCTAAAGAAGCTCATccataaaagaagagaggaagtgTTCTTTAAAAGTTAATAATTAACAGTGAGAACTGCTCCTGGTTCGATTGTATCCTTCTAAATTAAGTGTTGGCACGTCTGAGAAATACCACTGCGCTTTAATCTCCTCCTTCGCACGCGCTCAAGGGTGACAGGAGCAGCAATAAACTCGTGCGTAAATCAGTTGGAAACTTTAATTAATAAACAGGAACTGCGCTCCATGCGCACATCATTCCACAACCAGACCCACTGGACCAGCATTCCGACTCACTTCCGGTTCGATTGCCTTGTAACCCTTTCGCACCCGCAGCTCTGCTTCCAGAGGCGGAGGCGCGCCGTCATTGGTCGACGCGCGTCGTCATCGCGTCTCAGTCGCTCCGTGAGTGGATGAGTGGGCTGTCAGTCAGTGGCAGGCTGCTGCTGAGACtccagagagagggagatgtcAGAGGCTGAGCTGCTCTCTCCCTTCAGTAGCTCTAGTGGGGTTCAGCAGCCAGCATGGCCACAGCTGCCTCCAGCCCCTACACCCTGCTCAGCTCCAGTCCCATGATCCACCCGGACAGCCAGGCCATGCAGCCTGCGAGCCCCTACAGGGGACACCAGAAACTCCTCCAGAGTGACTATCTGCAGAGCGTGCAGAGCAACGGACACCCGCTCGGGCACCAGTGGGCGAGCAGTCTTTCGGAGGGCAGCCCCTGGTCGGCCTCCATGGAGCAGCAGGACGTAAAACCAGGCCGAGAGGACTTGCAGCTTGGCATCATCCATCACCGCTCCCCGCACGTAGCGCATCACTCCCCTCATCACAACAACCATGGCAACCACCCAGGAGCCTGGGGGACCCCGGTGTCCCACAACTCCTCTATCACCAGCGGGCAGCAGATCAACATCTACTCCCAGACGGGCTTCACTGTCAACGGCATGCTGGACCACGGGGGCCTCACACCTCCACCCAACCCGCAGGGCCAAGGCATGCACCCGGGCCTCAGGGACACGCTCAGCCCCGAGCACAGCGATCTCGGTGGGCACCACTGCCACGACCACTCCGACGAGGAGACGCCCACTTCGGACGAGTTGGAGCACTTTGCCAAGCAGTTCAAGCAGCGGAGAATCAAGCTGGGTTTTACGCAGGCGGACGTAGGTTTGGCTCTGGGCACGCTCTACGGTAACGTCTTTTCCCAAACCACCATCTGCAGGTTCGAGGCGCTGCAGctgagctttaaaaacatgtgcAAACTAAAGCCGCTGCTGAACAAGTGGCTGGAGGAGGCAGACTCGTCCACAGGCAGCTCTAGCAGTATAGACAAGATAGCAGCTcaggggaggaagaggaagaagaggacgTCCATCGAGGTCAGCGTGAAGGGGGTTCTGGAGACGCACTTTCTCAAGTGTCCCAAACCCTCCGCGCAGGAGATCACCTCGCTGGCGGACTCGCTGCAGCTGGAGAAGGAAGTGGTGCGCGTGTGGTTCTGCAACCGGAGGCAGAAGGAGAAGCGCATGACGCCGCCGGGGGAGCCACCGCCGCACGAGGGACCGTACTCTCACAGCGGGAGCGCAGGAGACGCCTCCTCGTGCCACGATCTCTGACCGGAGCACCGGGGAGGAATCCTCCGGCACTGACTCTCGAGCGCAGGGCCGCGCGGTGGCACCTCCCAGCCCCCGTGCCTGTCCCGGTACAGACTCATCCAGATGCCTCCAGCACTGAAAGTcgacaataacaataatacctTTTCAGCCTTCGTCATTTTCTAACTGTCATGAGGGCATTATTCTATAGCTGCATATCAAACGTCACATTTAAGGTTACGGAGCCCGCCAAATTCCTTTTCTACATCAcggatttaaaaacaaaatgtgccTAATAACCTGCCAGCGCCTTTGGTTTGTGTCACCACGTCTCATCAGCTCGGTAACAGCGATCAGAAGGGactgatgtgttgttttgatTCTGTTGCAGTGAAACAATAATACTCACTTTTCTTCACTGGTTTCCTGCAGCACCACGAGGCCGTGTGTTCCTCATGCTCCCCTCGGGCTTCAATGCTTTACTTTTCATATTTACATTCATTATTTTGTAACTTACCTGTAGCAGATCTGTCCTTCTTTTTGCTTATGCAAATATAGGCCCTCATTCCAGTTGTAGAGGTATCGCCAACATGATAGCACTTGGagggtttgttttgttttgtttgattgaaTTCCTCCCTTATGGCCTGTAGCTTCTGAAGCCACACACAGTTAGAGCTATTTATAAATCCATTTATTTGATTTCAATCATCTCCGACCATAGAAACTGTGTGGACTCTGAAACAGAGCCGAGAATAGAAGGAGGGGTTGACGACGCTATACACCTGCCTATAATTTTATTGTACGTTCACTATCAAAATTTTATAATCTTAAATACTCCTGTTATTGGTTTATTTCTTAAGTATTTTTTCGAATATTGTACAGTTTTATATATTACCCTTTTGAAGTCATTAATTTAAACAAATGCTCTTAGTTATTCATGCACTTAATTagcattgtaaaaacaaaaacacaatattttcaGTAAGATTGAACTGTTTCGGCGGTTTTATTCCAAATTTCGATGACAGCTCaagtaattatttattttcagtataAAGCTTGTATTATGTTTTGAAATAAACTATGTATGTTGTAATAAACAATTTCTTGCTACAACTCTTCACTGTCCAAAACAAACTTTTGGCGAGTGTGTAAATTGCaaaagttttattattattattattattgcagaattattataaaaacaacaataatcatAATTACTATTATGAATTGTTATAATTATTtgtattactattattattattactgttatatattttcatttgttgtataattattttttttataacaaccataataataataattacaatttgacataataattattattattgtattatagttattttattatattcaatcgttataataacaacaaccataaagataataataataataataatttaatgtGTTTCTTTATTGATGCACATACTTGAGTTCTTCTGAAAAACTTCTGATACTGCTGATTCAACATTATGATGTTGGCCTCTCAGTATTATAGCGGGTAGGGGAAGTGTGAGTCATGTgtgcacttaaaaaaaaaaaaaaaaaaaaaaaacagaagtaagGGAGACAAAAGTGGAGCAGacaacaaactgctctctgctAAATactaagggggtgaataatgTTTGGAATCATATTTATAATAGTCACATTAGTACTCAGCAATCTGAAGGCAGTTTAGTCATTTTAATGCCCCAGGTAAAAAACTATATAAGGcccttttccattttgtttaCAGCAGTCATAGACACAGGAGAAAACTATATGGAAGCATCTCTTTAAAAGCACATAAGTGAAGGATAGAGCCTacaccaggggtcatcaagggCTTTTTCTGAACAGACGCTGTCGGGGGCCGCACTTGGAATAAgctaaaatcaatattttggtcagCTTAACATATTCTTGtagaaatattatttatttcaaaattaatgGAACTGTTAagcccagtggttcccaacctggggtccggggacccccaagggggcgccaaagatctcggGGGGGTGCAGGACCCAGCCTGCTTTGAcgttgttaaaattagatgtGCAAATATATGTATGTTTTAAACCATGATGAGAAATATAATCTATCagggccaacctaaaagataaaaaaaatgaagagaatctgttcatttttgtgcaaaaattcaaagtcaaaatatttagggaaaaaaaatcaaatttttttttattacaaagtcagatttttataaGAACTCAAACTaagaatttaaataaatttacaagaaaaacttgaaatttaaaagttcaaaaagtctcaaattttgacattagaaatgcaaaaaaaataagttttgaaattttgaaataaataacattgtaaagacaaaaaaatacaagaaactAACCTGAAAGCAGTGGTTACATTTTCAACTTTTGGGCttaataatctcaaaaatgacttttttttagattacatacatactctaaaaaaaaaatcttgtaatTTTCTCGTgaattaacaactttttaaacttgagaatttggacttttcttgaaaattaactgGTACTTCCTACTTTTTCTaaagtggccctaatacactaTCAGAATAATAGATACTTTAAACATAGATTTTTatcaagaacaagtgtatggAGAcctgttatgttgggattttatcAATGATAACAATAAAATTGATGTTTACTTTTCTCAAGTGGGTCCTGAGGGGGGTTTGGCTTCTCTTAGATATCAGTAGGGGGGCCCTaaggaaaaaaagtttgggaactgTTTTAGCCTTTTGAGATCAGCCCCcatcacctatactgcagctaGTCACAGCGGGacaactgaaatatttcagctaTGCATTTCTAGAGCCGTCATCATGTCTGTCACTAGGTTTGATACTAATATGCTACACCCTGATTGGCTTTCAGGAAACAGATCTTCAGTGTAAATTCTCAGAAAGGGAAATCACACTCTCCAAGAGCATTATGTGGaaaattgatgtaaaaataacacagctttaagaaaaaaaaaaaaagttggggcgcagACGGCCTAGTGGGTCACATCTCATGTATGCTGGTGACCCAGAttcaagtctggcctgcagctccttccctgcatgtctctcccccactctctcattcctgtttctgactgtcctcctctgtaaatgaaaaaaaacagagctcatAATTATATATCTAAAAAACAATTGCATGCTATATTTTTCCTTCTCACATTTAATAATCTTCAGAGGGCCAAATGGGTAACTGTGGGGGGACCTGATGTGCCCCCCAGGCTGCCAGTTGACCATCACTGATATAGAAAAATGTGCACAAGCAGTACCTGTAtcatcttttttcttcagtaaaATATGACAGTCTCCTCATCTAAATATTATtcaactagggctgtcaaaaaattaaaatctttaatcacatgtaatctcaggatttctgtagttaatcgtgattaatcgcACCCTATTTGTAGCATTTAGaaatgtcactattttgcatttaaaactggtTTGTGTCATTCTGGATTTGTCTGGATTCTGTCTTAAACCTAGGGTCAGACACtccctgtttggatacagacctgctttaagATGGAGACGGGATGTTTTAGCCTGAActgaaccacagaaaaaggaacttgttatggacagaaaagaaaaaaagtgaacagtaaaaagataaatgtttgaaaaaaatggttcaGATTACTTTTGACTTGCCCACTGAgggtctgtgagttttttatagtgaaataagacatttagGAGCAGGGAGACACTGACATGGATTAACCAAAGTTTTTGGAACACGACAATAAAGCTTGCAATTAATCACCAtcaatgcaattaatcttgacagccctaatttcaaTGTGTTCTGaggtaaataaacaaaacaagcacCTACAGGTGTAATTTtggaaacatgtttttaacatcTATTTCATGCCATTGTAGCACAGATTTGATTTTCATATATAGATATATCTTGCAATTTCCCTGATGAAGACAGTGGTGGTTTATGGGGCAGGGAAAGTTCTAGACTTCtagggtcatcaactacatttgatCAGGAGTGAGATTTTGTCTTGACAGGCGCTTtaggggccagactttcaaattaaTTTGACAGCTGTAGGGATTTAGACACAAAAGATATTCTAAAAAATAAGAacttttttcctcctcacattTGAGTTTAATCATCTGTTGACCAACATGAGAAATGGCACAGTAGCAGGAAAACCGAAAGTGGTTCCACACGCTTACCATGGCAGTGGCAACCAGGCTTAAGAGTTGACCGGCATGTGACATTTAGCCAATCAGATGGCTCAGATGGTATGCAGGAAATTTGGTGGGACTGTGGAGAAAATAAAGACAGCTTGTAATGAAGCCAAATTAGCACACTGTTTGATTAATAAATTATATAGATTATTGATTAGACAAAATGCAGATACTGATGATCGGCCA
This window encodes:
- the LOC121516511 gene encoding POU domain, class 3, transcription factor 4-like, with amino-acid sequence MATAASSPYTLLSSSPMIHPDSQAMQPASPYRGHQKLLQSDYLQSVQSNGHPLGHQWASSLSEGSPWSASMEQQDVKPGREDLQLGIIHHRSPHVAHHSPHHNNHGNHPGAWGTPVSHNSSITSGQQINIYSQTGFTVNGMLDHGGLTPPPNPQGQGMHPGLRDTLSPEHSDLGGHHCHDHSDEETPTSDELEHFAKQFKQRRIKLGFTQADVGLALGTLYGNVFSQTTICRFEALQLSFKNMCKLKPLLNKWLEEADSSTGSSSSIDKIAAQGRKRKKRTSIEVSVKGVLETHFLKCPKPSAQEITSLADSLQLEKEVVRVWFCNRRQKEKRMTPPGEPPPHEGPYSHSGSAGDASSCHDL